TTCCAGTACGAACAGGGAAGAGCGTTCCAGGAACGGGAGCCTGGTCGGGATCAGGCAGCCCCTGAAAAGATAATATTTCCTATTCAAGCCTGAGACCTCCCAAACGGGTTTTCCTCAAGAGCATGGCCAGCTGTTCCATGGTCTCTGTCGGGACGGTGAGCTCATCCAATCCCAGGTCCTTTCTCAATTTCTTGGTCATTCCAGTGTTTGGGAACGACAGTCCGGAACGGATGAACAGCTTCGCTTCCTCGGAGAAATGTTTCGGGATGTTCCCGAGGTTTGCGGACTCGCCCCTCAGAAGCGCAATGGTCTCGGCCGGATCGACACCCATCTGACACCTCTCTGTGCAGGAGTTGCACATCGCGCAGAGCCAGAGGGAGCGTTCCTCGCGCAGGTCCAACGATCCCTGGTGAGCTCTGGTCAGGATCCCGATCGGGCGGATCCCTCCGGCACGCTCCGAGGGACATATCCCCGAGCATAGCCCGCATTGCTGGCATCTCCAGATCGACCCTTCGGAAAGGACGCGGTCAAGATCCTGAGTGCCGGCCTGGGAGGCTTTCATGCGTCGAGCATCGGCGCCGCCGGATTTTACTCTTTCCTTTACTCCACCGAGACCTACGCAAGGTTCAGAAGCCCTTCAGGAACCGGGCCAGATCGTTGCGCATGCTGGCGTCGTTGTATTTTCGGGCCTGGCGGTAGGCGTCGTAAATGTTGTAGGCCCAGAATCCCAGGCTGACCAGGATGACTATGATGAACGTTCCATCGGCGAGAAGTCCCCTGACGGCATTGATGTCATTGTAGTCAATGTTCAGGGTGAGCACGCTGGAGAATACCGAGAGGATGACGAACGTCACGATGAACGCGATGCCCCGCTTTATCTTGCCGACGTATAGTTGGCCAAGTCCGGCGAAGAAGAAGGACAGGATAACGGCTATGGCGCCGCTCTTCCGGGGGTAGCCTGGCTGACCGTAAGGCTGAGGGCCGTACTGGCTCGGTTGGTATTGCTGGTTCGGCTGCTGGGTAAAGGAAAATCCGCAGGAAGGGCAGAACTGCATCGAATCGTCCGTTACGGTCTTACCGCAATTGGGGCAAACCATCATTGTTATCGAAAGGAGATTGCGGTTCGATTATTTATCATAAAAGACGGTTTATATATGCCCGTCTCAGTCCTCGGGAAGCCTGGAGATCGTCAGGTTGGTGTCCGATGTGACCCTGACCGCATCGATGACCTGTCCCATCCAAAAGACCGATATAATGGCCGAAAGGACCACCATCAGCTCCACCCCGATCAGCGACCGGTAGGAGAAAGCGACCAAGCCAGCCGCCAGAAGGGTCATGAATATCAGGAAGACCAGGCCGCCGCGTTCCTTTCTGCCGTCATAGGCCTGACCCAGTCCAGGCAGGAAGAACGAGGACAACAGGGCGAGGTCCGAATCCTTCAATCTCCTTCCGTTCTGGGCTGAATATCTGGGACTTTCATCTAGCCACCAGGTCAGCAACGGGTCGAGCAACGGCTCATCCGTTCTGAAGAATCCGCTTGTCATTCCTGAGCATCGACCGCAGGAATCCTGGAAGTCCTCAATGAAGGCCCCGCAGTATTCGCAATATGCCAACTCGCTCCCTAGTGAAATAATATGAACGCACCATGTTCATGTAATTTGCGAACGTGCGGCCCCCTCGTTCGATCAGGCACAAGAATCATATCGTTCGATGCCGCTGGGAGGAGCGATGGATATCGAGAAGGAGAAATGCCAAGTGTGCGGTGCTAAGGCCGAGCAGTTCGTTTTCGCCGCCTTCGTTTGCCGCAATGAGGACTGTGTGGAGAAGGCCAGGCTGGAACGCGGCGGGCCCGGCGGGCACATGAAGAACAAGCATTCCGCCCCCATAACCAAGATCGAGGACCAGAAGGAGTGATCAGGTCTTCTTGTCACTGTTCCTCAACCTGGAGGCGGCCAGCACATGCAGGTCCATGAGCGGGATCCGTTCTCGGTCCTTGTGGGAGCCATAATCCTTCTGGGCGCATGAGAGGTGGACGAAGCATTTGGGACAGGCGGTGACCAAGGTTTCCGCACCGGTATCCCTCGCCTCCTTCAGGCGTTCCACCTGCCATCTCTTGGTGTCATCGTCACAGTTGGCCCAGCAGGGATTCCCGCAGCAGGCGGAGGATGCACCGGAACGGGGCATCTCCCTCAGTTCTCCGCAGGCATTGACCACCACCCTCGGCTCCTCCAGGAGTCCCGCAAAACGGACCAACTTGCATGGGTCATGGTACGTGAACCGGTCTTCGCTCGAGGATAATTCCAAGCGTCCCTCTTCGACCGCCTTCGCTAACAGTTCCGAGAGGTTGACGACATCCATATCGAAACCGGGCACCACCCGCGGATAGATATCCTTCAAGGTATGGTGGCATTCCGGGCAGAACGTCACCACACGCTTGGCCTCGGATCTTTTCAGGCTCTCCGCATTGAGCCTTGCCAGTTTGGTGAAGGTCTCCTCCTCTCCTAACCAGTAGGAATCGTGGCCGCAGCAGAGCTCCTCGTCGAGCAGCATGGGCCTGATCCCCATCGCGTTGAGCAATCTGACGGCTGAGCGGGGCATCTCCAGCATGCCCTTGGCGAAAGCGTTGAACAGCTGATCGAAGAGAGGTGTGCATCCGATGAATAGAACAGTATCGGAGTTTGGGTCCAGCTCTAGGTCCGGTGTCACCCAATCGGCCCGGTGGCCTTTCGTCCTTCCCTCCGCCTCGGTCCTCCTTATTTCCCGTAGGATGCCGTTATGCGATTGGATCGGAGGGAATCTGGAATTATTGTCGGCCCTGACGTCCCGGATGAACTCGTGGAAGGTGACCCCCGAGGTGCACACCTCCGAACATGCCCCGCAGGTCATGCACGACCATATCTCCCAGTGATCCAGTTCTTTACCGGATACGAAATCCTCCATCACCCGACGCGGTGAGAACCGGTTGTCGCGGTGGGCGGCCGGACAGGCGTACGAGCACTTGCCGCATTCCACGCATTCGGAGGTGTTGTTCCTCCGAGCGGAATCGACCAGGTCCAGGTCAATCCCTCCCCATCGGGCCCAGCTCTCTTGTCGTGGCGGTGAACTCCGCCGCAGTGGAAGCGAACAGGGCCCCCTCGGACGCCGATACCCAGCGGAGCAGGAGCCGGTGCGGATCTATACCCATAAGTTCCAGGAGCCGCTTGCACTCCTTAACCTTCACTTCCGCCTTGCGGTTTCCGGCGATGTAATGGCAATCGCCGATATGGCATCCTAGGACCATCACCCCGTCCGCTCCTTTTTCGAAACATCGCATGATCATTCCCGGGTCCACCCGGCCAGAGCACATGACCCGGACCACCCGGATGTTGCTTGGATACTGGATCCGGCTTACCCCGGCGAGGTCGGCGCCGGCGTAGGCGCACCAGTTGCAGCAGAAGGCCACGATCGCCGGTTCAAAGACCTCAAGCTCACCGGTGGACGGGGCGTTGCTCCCCGCTCCAGGGACTTGGCGGATGACCGGAACGACTGAAGGTGAATCCATGTAACGACCTCAATGCGAAGCGGATGCCCACAAAAAAGGGTTTCGATGCCTCCG
The sequence above is drawn from the Methanomassiliicoccales archaeon genome and encodes:
- a CDS encoding 4Fe-4S dicluster domain-containing protein encodes the protein MKASQAGTQDLDRVLSEGSIWRCQQCGLCSGICPSERAGGIRPIGILTRAHQGSLDLREERSLWLCAMCNSCTERCQMGVDPAETIALLRGESANLGNIPKHFSEEAKLFIRSGLSFPNTGMTKKLRKDLGLDELTVPTETMEQLAMLLRKTRLGGLRLE
- a CDS encoding TM2 domain-containing protein; this encodes MVCPNCGKTVTDDSMQFCPSCGFSFTQQPNQQYQPSQYGPQPYGQPGYPRKSGAIAVILSFFFAGLGQLYVGKIKRGIAFIVTFVILSVFSSVLTLNIDYNDINAVRGLLADGTFIIVILVSLGFWAYNIYDAYRQARKYNDASMRNDLARFLKGF
- a CDS encoding (Fe-S)-binding protein, which encodes MRTGSCSAGYRRPRGPCSLPLRRSSPPRQESWARWGGIDLDLVDSARRNNTSECVECGKCSYACPAAHRDNRFSPRRVMEDFVSGKELDHWEIWSCMTCGACSEVCTSGVTFHEFIRDVRADNNSRFPPIQSHNGILREIRRTEAEGRTKGHRADWVTPDLELDPNSDTVLFIGCTPLFDQLFNAFAKGMLEMPRSAVRLLNAMGIRPMLLDEELCCGHDSYWLGEEETFTKLARLNAESLKRSEAKRVVTFCPECHHTLKDIYPRVVPGFDMDVVNLSELLAKAVEEGRLELSSSEDRFTYHDPCKLVRFAGLLEEPRVVVNACGELREMPRSGASSACCGNPCWANCDDDTKRWQVERLKEARDTGAETLVTACPKCFVHLSCAQKDYGSHKDRERIPLMDLHVLAASRLRNSDKKT
- a CDS encoding hydrogenase iron-sulfur subunit, with translation MDSPSVVPVIRQVPGAGSNAPSTGELEVFEPAIVAFCCNWCAYAGADLAGVSRIQYPSNIRVVRVMCSGRVDPGMIMRCFEKGADGVMVLGCHIGDCHYIAGNRKAEVKVKECKRLLELMGIDPHRLLLRWVSASEGALFASTAAEFTATTRELGPMGRD